Proteins co-encoded in one Colletes latitarsis isolate SP2378_abdomen chromosome 2, iyColLati1, whole genome shotgun sequence genomic window:
- the Pps gene encoding protein partner of snf isoform X2, whose amino-acid sequence MSSSYVIEPQDSGLEKKDDTLIIVVNDDGTISVDQETLQSLIMNQSNANVSVVRVGQAEADAENGDITLTVDPPPFTPATINTGTTATDATSFVDPFMEMDPEQLERLETALQSEEAKQILGENVTAMLDMLTVEEQQNCIRYSVELDHCYTSRSSPTDPKPKDPLPTTDSPTSVETPQFTRQHSPVHGTSNTTSPSTEAESITTPKAKVITKTSKPVGRPRKNIAPASVAVSNNSRSSINIMTTPKSVGHPASRNLGGALHQGIGKHQGRSNDEDEEEPSSSSTESSESEPPSDNDSDFGPRGPRRGGVRARGGRKGLTTRGGSMAATRRRGKQMDMEQVRRLDMEMAAAVNAMKSPEKDDKSGGFNLVRGKRQYRSTIGRRKEESPRVESSAVINEDTPVAFEKPLQTTNQVKANLINANMIKGDMILTKPGQGKSNQKVTFVQKQVLMKPNDIKNIGLKKQVMLPKGKFLSQAGTKFYATKDGKLVQVPITAKAITSNVPVTQVKSTAPQVSPTQQSAIVQNQTSPLQQQQPQQQSVKVISPVTTSKMKPCDVKKEKRKSDGLDVVTKTEVDPGKATENKILDGAKRHPKKETRKSPACIVDSLGPALFSTPDIIRRVGSNGDSKIQENTVTSPISTTPVAQSSSSSSSSSSSSSSSASSSRSESHTTTEKKETSDSLVQSNEEESKPTVKANVPEELQSTLESGGIEGEEQLLATLEMEASKHEEELLAEALLLQEELGVDLADHTALVEQGGTTSESLPPSNTLVPSLLTSEPEVTKSVDAATTAVTTTTMSSTTVAVATTGASVAREPIKKSSKDEKEPIQIIRGGRVITLPPIEAPATRSKRLQAKVEPAQKTFNTVKRMEKFSVQTVQHRSSQSAKHDSRMNVIHNEENEHEGMMLDKRHDAEEDDEDVQKHDGADEDEEEEEDEEDDNSDSEDDPDRLWCICKRPHNNRFMICCDVCEDWFHGKCVHVSKAMGQQMEEKGIEWVCPNCLKKKDEEVKNKANAQGAIGKQRIQSDAVQDNSIVMKNLSSPSQHQASSLISSASDYGGVQYSSGMQCVVCKKEARNSSIYCSDACILAHAQETLTKDKPLPVSTPSPKATKSSLFDAAAAKPKSEARVIVFETTTGKVLTGTDAPTRANLRMWLKENPTFEVFGTNNLNALQPGKTLSTIHTQVSNKTGKTAILSSGKGQNVPKMTYTKVPGSKQMILTAGNKKYTIISSSGQQQQQPQQQQQQSQPLHTKTIQMKQTMIAQGEKGPLILKVATPKSTNQVQLKQQTVPLPKQSPNVKKQEVKQPVVQSKLQVKPSPTRKPENEPIRVNIRKTLTELLASRIKETDDLKLTDEEIAELAFNIELELYKYFKDTGAKYKAKYRSLVFNIKDTKNLTLFRKIADRSLTPDAVVRLSPDEMASQELAEWREKETKHQLEMIKKNELDLMAQAKSIVVKTHKGEQIIENDGSIERVDPKTPVQDIVTALNSADSITSTVDDMEKELERMNDEDRSFRATEDAKKLRNFDDKRRKDKEKDRGREKEKGGKDKERGREKESRSKGRRERSVSRSRHKHGRDDRERSKTREKSRERKTRDKEGKRERERDREKGKERDRERERERSRTREREKSKVRERGNKEKGKQKDRERERHRNSDNNSRNRSGLFVYGELKDIDKSDEYDKKEEPTGSAGASSEKSIEDRLWRHIEDEATTNTIDGNDSDVSDREPTSTVTIKTPDINEEVEREREQEPVTVERDMPKGAWQTVWRGFVNMVDVAKFFITAQEVSGHAKDLMDDLPDTVDVVGRISHETVWDYISKMKKTGSKEILVIRLTAANDEEKIPYITLYSYLNSRSRLGVVGNVSKNIKDFYIMPFSNQSTIPSVLLPLNGPGFEEHRPHLLLGIIVRNKRKRFAGVPSSSIPMKLAKKDSDRSYTPPLVAASKDKASTSNVTTMITATITSAATPTIATSLPSSSSSSSSSSPAPPMTTNAYLKATADSMKEKLPVTQTTLDSLNRAHIGMSRSTLLDTAAICKIVPELSSKIDLTSSPDKTTLDDDGDEPYSPGQMDEEQIDFDLRTSSSTCSTAAAIPSMSMSMSMGIDGSSIDNGIISSSKNSNDLQRKMEELNRQIEEQKQQIQNISSSFLVESTPTLPGLGLDPPTGDENDEEAYSPSDTRSFTPPPPSGISKFTQPILDKVSNITIPANLQEILANVKRQESSKVDPYLPSKPSATFLTTVNSSIYQNSEKYSSPSPVKLSVSGSGKSNTEKSSLDSTNHRESLSKEKESKSTLSSLSDLDLIRKAEEELAAVAAASAAAASGTAVAEKPIQPTLSATSALPTIVGTPPPTIIPMSTNLSGLATATDSPYEGTSYKNPFPETFKRNLAPEQPKPPGLEDEDFPPFPSTPPSVESSASKTMSRSKFVPKSGIVLSIKRKVDDCTAASASNKTPRVKSRWGQGPSDSVD is encoded by the exons ATGTCTAGCTCCTATGTTATCGAGCCGCAGGACAGCGGATTAGAAAAGAAGGACGATACGTTAATTATTGTTGTTAATGATGATGGTACCATATCCGTCGACCAAGAAACCTTGCAGAGTTTAATCA TGAATCAATCTAACGCAAATGTCAGCGTTGTTAGAGTAGGGCAAGCAGAGGCTGATGCAGAAAACGGAGACATAACGCTGACCGTGGACCCTCCACCTTTTACACCTGCTACGATAAATACTGGGACCACAGCCACAGACGCTACCAGCTTCGTTGATCCTTTTATGGAGATGGATCCGGAACAGTTGGAAAGATTGGAGACTGCCTTACAAAGCGAAGAAGCGAAACAAATTCTCGGAGAAAATGTTACAGCAATGCTTG ATATGTTAACAGTGGAGGAACAGCAGAACTGTATAAGGTACAGTGTTGAATTGGATCATTGCTATACGAGCAGATCGTCGCCCACCGATCCAAAGCCGAAGGACCCCTTACCTACTACCGATTCACCTACATCCGTTGAAACTCCACAATTTACGCGTCAACATTCGCCTGTTCATGGAACGTCCAACACGACGTCACCTAGTACCGAAGCCGAGAGCATAACTACACCAAAGGCGAAGGTTATTACAAAAACT AGTAAACCAGTAGGTCGTCCGCGGAAGAATATCGCACCAGCTTCCGTAGCTGTGTCTAATAATTCGAGGTCGTCCATCAATATAATGACTACACCTAAGTCTGTTGGGCATCCGGCATCGAGAAACTTAGGTGGAGCATTACACCAAGGAATTGGAAAAC ACCAAGGTAGGTCCAACGACGAGGATGAAGAAGAACCGTCGTCGTCATCTACCGAATCGTCCGAATCGGAACCGCCGTCGGACAATGATTCAGACTTTGGACCACGAGGTCCTAGAAGAGGTGGCGTCAGAGCTAGAGGCGGTAGAAAAGGTCTTACTACCAGAGGAGGCAGTATGGCGGCTACTCGTAGGAGAGGTAAACAAATGGATATGGAGCAAGTTCGTCGACTGGACATGGAAATGGCCGCAGCTGTGAACGCTATGAAGAGTCCAGAAAAAGATGACAAATCAG GAGGATTTAATCTTGTAAGAGGTAAAAGACAGTACAGGTCTACCATCGGAAGGAGGAAAGAAGAGTCGCCACGCGTCGAATCATCAGCAGTAATAAACGAGGACACACCGGTTGCGTTCGAAAAACCGCTACAAACAACGAATCAAGTCAAAGCAAATTTGATCAATGCCAATATGATCAAAGGCGATATGATTCTTACGAAACCTGGACAAGGGAAGAGCAATCAAAAAGTTACGTTCGTGCAGAAGCAGGTGTTAATGAAGCCGAATGACATTAAAAACATTGGCTTGAAGAAGCAAGTGATGCTTCCGAAAGGGAAATTTTTAAGTCAAGCTGGAACCAAGTTCTATGCGACCAAAGACGGCAAACTGGTTCAAGTACCGATAACCGCCAAAGCCATAACCTCCAACGTACCGGTCACTCAAGTCAAGAGTACAGCGCCGCAAGTATCTCCGACGCAACAGTCTGCCATTGTTCAGAATCAAACATCGCCGTTGCAACAGCAACAGCCGCAGCAACAGTCGGTGAAAGTGATTTCGCCCGTTACTACGTCAAAAATGAAACCTTGCGAcgtaaagaaagaaaaaagaaaatccgACGGGTTAGATGTAGTTACGAAAACCGAAGTAGATCCTGGAAAGGCAACGGAAAACAAGATTCTGGACG GTGCAAAAAGGCATCCAAAGAAAGAGACTCGTAAATCGCCGGCATGTATAGTGGACAGTTTAGGACCCGCGTTATTCTCGACCCCAGATATTATTCGTCGTGTCGGTTCAAACGGCGATTCGAAAATACAAGAAAATACAGTGACATCGCCGATTTCCACGACACCGGTAGCACAATCGTCGTCGTCTTCGTCCTCGTCatcttcgtcgtcgtcgtcgtccgcATCATCGAGTCGTTCAG AATCTCACACAACCACTGAAAAGAAAGAAACTAGTGATTCTTTGGTACAATCCAACGAAGAAGAATCTAAACCGACTGTAAAAGCTAATGTACCAGAGGAATTACAGTCTACTTTAGAATCAG GTGGCATAGAAGGCGAGGAACAGTTGTTAGCTACATTGGAAATGGAAGCTAGCAAACACGAAGAAGAATTACTCGCAGAAGCACTGTTGCTACAAGAGGAACTCGGAGTCGATTTAGCCGACCAT ACTGCACTTGTTGAACAAGGAGGAACTACGTCCGAATCATTGCCCCCAAGTAACACGCTTGTTCCGTCTCTGCTCACATCTGAACCGGAAGTCACTAAATCAGTAGATGCTGCTACGACAGCAGTCACGACGACGACAATGTCGAGCACGACTGTTGCTGTGGCAACAACAGGCGCAAGTGTAGCCAGAGAACCGATAAAGAAGTCTTCGAAGGATGAGAAGGAACCTATTCAGATCATTCGCGGTGGACGAGTAATTACATTACCCCCTATCGAGGCTCCAGCTACTAGAAGTAAAAGGTTACAAGCAAAGGTCGAACCTGCACAAAAGACATTTAATACGGTCAAACGAATGGAGAAGTTCAG TGTACAAACGGTTCAGCACAGATCGTCGCAATCCGCCAAGCATGACAGTCGTATGAATGTAATCCATAATGAAGAAAATGAACACGAGGGAATGATGTTAGATAAGAGGCATGACGCAGAGGAAGATGACGAAGACGTGCAAAAGCACGATGGAGCGGACGAAGATGAAGAGGAGGAGGAAGATGAGGAGGACGATAATTCGGACTCGGAGGATGATCCTGATAGGCTTTGGTGTATATGCAAGCGTCCGCACAACAATCGTTTCATGATATGTTGCGACGTTTGCGAAGATTGGTTCCATGGAAAATGCGTACACGTTAGCAAAGCAATGG GTCAACAAATGGAGGAAAAAGGAATAGAATGGGTTTGTCCAAATTGTTTGAAGAAAAAAGACGAGGAAGTAAAGAATAAGGCAAACGCGCAGGGTGCGATTGGGAAGCAACGGATTCAATCGGACGCTGTACAGGACAACTCTATCGTCATGAAAAATCTCAGTTCCCCGTCTCAGCATCAAGCATCGTCTTTGATCTCTTCTGCTTCCGATTATGGTGGTGTTCAATATTCTAGCGGCATGCAATGTGTCGTTTGTAAAAAAGAAGCAAGGAACTCCAGCATATACTGCTCCGATGCCTGTATACTCGCACACGCCCAAGAAACTTTGACCAAAGATAAACCGTTGCCGGTGTCAACGCCAAGTCCAAAAGCAACAAAGTCGTCGCTGTTCGACGCCGCTGCCGCCAAACCGAAGTCTGAGGCTAGAGTCATAGTGTTTGAAACAACAACCGGGAAAGTGTTAACTGGTACGGAtgccccgacgagagcaaatttaCGTATGTGGTTAAAAGAAAATCCTACGTTCGAGGTGTTTGGTACGAATAACCTTAACGCGTTGCAACCGGGAAAAACACTTTCCACCATTCATACGCAAGTGTCTAATAAAACAGGAAAAACTGCGATACTGTCGTCCGGGAAAGGGCAAAATGTTCCAAAGATGACGTATACAAAAGTGCCAGGTTCGAAGCAAATGATTTTAACGGCAGGAAACAAGAAATATACGATAATCTCTAGCAGCgggcaacagcaacaacagccgcaacagcaacaacaacaatctCAACCGCTGCATACGAAGACGATACAAATGAAACAGACGATGATAGCTCAGGGGGAAAAAGGTCCATTGATTTTGAAGGTAGCAACGCCAAAATCGACCAATCAAGTGCAATTGAAGCAGCAAACAGTACCGTTGCCGAAGCAATCACCGAACGTGAAGAAGCAAGAAGTAAAACAACCAGTCGTGCAATCGAAACTACAAGTAAAACCAAGTCCGACGAGAAAACCTGAAAACGAACCTATAAGGGTGAACATTCGAAAAACTTTGACGGAACTGTTAGCGAGTCGCATAAAGGAAACCGACGACTTGAAGCTGACCGACGAGGAGATCGCCGAACTGGCTTTCAATATCGAGTTGGAATTGTACAAATATTTCAAAGATACCGGAGCCAAGTATAAGGCCAAGTATAGAAGTCTCGTGTTCAATATAAAGGACACGAAAAATTTAACCTTGTTCCGGAAAATAGCCGACAGATCGTTAACGCCCGATGCCGTGGTGAGACTAAGCCCCGACGAAATGGCGAGCCAAGAGTTGGCCGAATGGCGGGAAAAGGAAACGAAGCACCAGTTAGAAATGATCAAGAAGAACGAGTTGGATTTGATGGCGCAGGCCAAGTCTATCGTCGTGAAAACACACAAGGGCGAGCAGATTATCGAGAACGACGGCAGCATCGAGCGCGTCGATCCCAAGACTCCCGTGCAAGACATCGTGACCGCATTGAACAGCGCCGACAGTATAACTTCGACCGTGGACGACATGGAAAAGGAGTTGGAAAGAATGAACGACGAGGATAGAAGCTTCAGAGCAACGGAAGATGCGAAGAAACTGAGGAACTTTGACGATAAGAGAAGAAAGGACAAGGAAAAGGACAGGGGTCGAGAAAAGGAGAAAGGTGGTAAGGACAAGGAAAGAGGAAGGGAGAAGGAGAGTCGTTCGAAAGGTAGACGAGAGAGGAGCGTCAGCAGAAGTAGACACAAGCACGGTAGAGACGACAGGGAACGCAGCAAGACCAGAGAGAAGAGCAGGGAACGTAAGACTCGGGACAAGGAAGGGAAACGCGAAAGGGAAAGGGATCGCGAGAAGGGGAAAGAACGCGATCGGGAAAGGGAACGAGAACGATCGAGGACAAGAGAACGGGAGAAATCAAAAGTACGGGAAAGAGGCAATAAAGAAAAGGGCAAGCAAAAGGATAGGGAACGggaacgacacagaaacagcgaTAACAATTCGAGGAATCGTAGTGGTTTGTTCGTGTATGGGGAATTGAAGGACATCGACAAGAGCGACGAGTACGATAAGAAAGAAGAACCGACAGGCTCGGCTGGAGCATCGTCAGAGAAATCGATCGAGGATCGACTTTGGCGACATATCGAGGACGAGGCCACTACGAACACCATCGATGGGAACGACTCGGACGTGTCGGACAGGGAACCCACTTCGACAGTGACGATCAAGACGCCGGACATCAACGAAGAGGTCGAGAGAGAACGGGAACAAGAACCGGTCACTGTCGAGAGGGACATGCCGAAAGGAGCATGGCAAACAGTTTGGAGGGGATTCGTCAACATGGTGGACGTCGCTAAATTTTTCATTACAGCGCAAGAAGTCAGCGGCCACGCGAAGGATCTGATGGACGATCTGCCCGACACGGTGGACGTTGTCGGTAGGATAAGTCACGAGACCGTTTGGGACTACATCTCGAAGATGAAGAAGACGGGTTCGAAGGAGATCCTGGTGATTCGTCTGACAGCCGCCAACGACGAAGAAAAGATCCCGTACATAACCCTGTACAGTTACCTGAACAGCAGAAGTCGGCTCGGTGTCGTTGGAAACGTTTCGAAGAATATCAAAGATTTTTACATAATGCCTTTCTCGAATCAAAGCACGATACCTTCGGTTCTGTTGCCTCTGAACGGACCTGGTTTCGAGGAGCACAGACCCCACCTGCTCTTGGGTATAATCGTACGTAACAAGAGGAAACGGTTTGCTGGCGTACCCTCGTCGAGTATACCGATGAAACTGGCGAAAAAAGACAGCGATCGAAGCTACACGCCACCTTTGGTCGCAGCTTCGAAGGATAAGGCTAGTACCTCAAACGTGACGACAATGATCACGGCTACGATCACGTCCGCAGCGACGCCAACGATCGCGACATCGTTACcgtcctcgtcgtcgtcgtcttcgTCTTCTTCGCCTGCCCCGCCAATGACCACCAACGCGTATCTCAAAGCCACGGCCGACTCCATGAAAGAGAAGCTTCCAGTCACGCAAACGACTCTCGACAGCTTGAACAGAGCGCACATAGGAATGTCGAGGAGTACGCTGCTCGATACCGCGGCCATATGCAAAATCGTTCCGGAACTGTCTTCGAAGATCGACCTTACTTCCTCGCCCGATAAAACGACCCTCGACGACGACGGCGACGAACCCTACAGTCCCGGTCAGATGGACGAAGAACAGATCGATTTCGATCTACGAACCTCTTCCTCCACTTGTTCGACAGCCGCGGCGATACCGTCGATGTCCATGTCGATGTCGATGGGAATCGACGGTTCGTCGATCGATAACGGTATTATTTCTTCCAGTAAAAATTCCAACGACCTTCAGCGGAAAATGGAAGAGCTTAACAGACAAATCGAAGAACAGAAGCAACAAATACAAAACATTAGCTCGTCCTTTCTCGTCGAATCAACGCCTACTTTGCCG GGCTTAGGGCTGGACCCACCCACCGGCGACGAAAACGACGAAGAAGCCTACAGCCCATCGGACACAAGATCGTTCACGCCGCCGCCGCCCTCGGGTATTTCCAAATTTACGCAGCCGATCCTCGACAAAGTATCGAATATCACGATACCAGCGAATTTGCAAGAGATTCTGGCGAATGTGAAGCGACAAGAGAGTTCGAAAGTAGACCCGTATTTACCATCAAAGCCTAGTGCCACGTTTTTAACTACCGTCAACTCTTCGATTTACCAGAATTCAGAAAAGTATTCTTCACCGTCTCCCGTAAAACTTTCAGTTAGCGGTTCAGGGAAGTCCAATACCGAAAAGTCGTCGCTCGACTCGACGAATCATCGAGAGTCGCTGTCGAAGGAGAAGGAAAGTAAGAGTACGTTGAGCTCGTTGAGCGACCTGGACTTAATCAGAAAAGCGGAGGAAGAACTGGCCGCCGTCGCGGCCGCGTCGGCTGCAGCGGCGTCGGGGACCGCAGTGGCCGAAAAACCGATTCAGCCAACCCTATCCGCGACTTCAGCTCTTCCAACGATAGTAGGAACCCCCCCTCCTACGATAATACCGATGTCCACGAATCTCTCAGGTTTAGCTACGGCGACAGACTCTCCCTACGAGGGGACCTCGTACAAGAACCCATTCCCGGAAACGTTTAAACGAAACCTAGCCCCTGAACAGCCGAAACCCCCTGGCCTCGAAGACGAGGACTTTCCTCCATTCCCGTCCACGCCGCCGAGCGTGGAAAGTAGCGCGTCAAAGACGATGTCCCGTTCCAAGTTCGTTCCAAAGAGTGGTATCGTATTGAGCATCAAACGAAAGGTCGACGATTGTACCGCTGCTTCCGCTTCGAACAAAACGCCACGAGTTAAGTCACGCTGGGGTCAGGGTCCTTCGGATTCGGTTGACTAG